Part of the Halobacteriovorax vibrionivorans genome, ATTTTTACGTTTTATCATTTATTACGATAATTCTGTGTTTAACGATCGGTATAAATCAATACTGGAATCAAGATTTAAGTATCTCAAAATTATTAGCAAGTATCTCGCTCATTATTTTTATCTTTCTTCCAATAAATCGCTACTTAACTAATCGAAATTCCAATTTATCTTCGAGAAAAGTTCTAAAAGACATACACATAGAATTAATTAAAGATATAGAAAAAAGGTCACTATACTCACTTGAAGATCTCTATTTAAAAAGCCTCGATTTGAGATTTACTCAAGTCAGTTACACAAACCCAATTACTCTGATCCCATTATTAAAAAATATTAACTTATGCTTAAGACATGGAAAGATATTTGGTATTGATGGTGATCACAACACAGGAAAAGATATACTAATAAAACTTATTAATAAAACATACATGCCTCACACTGGGACTATAACAATTGGAAATGTTGATCACCGCCAAGCTGACACAATGTATCTAAGACAACGATTGATAACTCTTAATTTAACAAAGTCCTTACTAAAAAACCTTAGCATCTTTGAGAATATAAAATACATAAATCCACTAATAACAAAAAAAGAATTACTAATTAGTATGGAAATATTTGGATTAAACAAAATGCTTAAAGACAGTGATTTGACTATCGATACACCACTGAATGGACCACATAATTACAAGATTTCAAAAGAACTATATGCCGCGACTGTATTACTTATCCCTTTTACAACAAGGGCAAAAATTGTTTTAATCGAAGAGATACCATCATCAATAATCAACGAAAGTCTGCCAATGTTAAGGAAATTTATCAATATAGCTCGCAATAACTTCACTGTTATTTTTAAAAGTGACCATTTTGAAATACTTAAAGAATGTGATGAAGTTTTATATCTAACAAGAGACGCTAAAATAATCACAAAAAACAAAGCTACGCTTCTTAAGGAGTCATATATTAAAGTTGTCCAAAATGGAGATTTAAATGATCAAAAGAAAATTTACATCAATAGTTGATGATATCGAATACTCTAGACAAGTCGATTATATAGGACAGGATATTTTACTGGCAGAAGCTAGAGTTCCCTTACTAACGAAATCTATTATATTAACTCTCCTACTAGGCTTTAGCGGATTAATACTTTGGGCATCGACAACAACAGTAAAAGAAATCGTTAAAAGTGAAGGTGAAATAAGGCCTTCTACAAAGGTTCACTCTATCAAACATATGCATGGAGGAACAATTGTGAATATATATGTTAACGAGGGTCAAATTGTTGCAGAAGGAGATATTTTATTCACTCTAGAAGATAAGGGTTTAAGAAGTCGAGAAAACTCTATTCGAAATGAGATCGAATCGTTAAAGATTCAATTCAAGAACCTACAACTTGGAAATAGTTCCACAAAAACATCAAAAGTCTCTCTTATTAACAAAAAACTCATATCCTTAAAGGATGAGTTAAGTAAAATTACAAATAAAATCGAAACATTAAATATTAGGTCCGAAAGTGCAGGTATCGCTAGAGCTATAAAAGCACAGAACATTGGAGATACAATTGTAGCAAATGAAAAGATTATGGAAATAGTTCCCATTGAGAGTACGACAAATGCAATTATTAGAATCAGCCCAAATGATATTGGCTTTGTTCAAGTCAACATGCCTGTTGATATTAAAGTGAACTCATATAACTACAGAATATATGGCTCAGTTGAAGGAATCATCACATCAATTTCACCTTACACATATTACTCAGACGAGAATGAGAGTTACTATCGTGGGGTTGTTAGGCTATCAAAAAACTACATGGGAAATGATGATATTCAAAATTTAATTTTACCAGGTATGAAAATACATGCGGATATTCTCACCGCTAGAAAAAGCATCTTAAAATATCTAATTGGACCACTGGAAGAAGTAACTCGAAAACCATTTTTCTACACATTAACGGAGCAATAAATGTTAAAAAAAATCTTACAGGCCATTGGGAATACTCCAGACTCATCAGACTTCGAAAGAAGTAGCACCAACTTACCTGAAAACAAAAAAAACAAACAACATATCCTAATAAAGGAGCAAAAGCCTAGTATTCTTATCGTTTCAAATAATAAAAAAATTTCAAATAGGCTCAGGCTTCTACTTGGAGATAATTTTAGAATAATTGAAAGAGAGAACTTATCAATGATCTTTCAATTATTTGCAAGTGTAAAAAGAGAACATATTGATGTTGTTATTTACTATGATAGTGATCCCCAAAAAGATCTCTCACTAATTTCAATGATGAAGAAATACCCTCGCTTTACCAACGTTCCAGTTATTGTGTTAGCAGAAGAGATTAACGAAAAAAGAAAAGTACATTTTCTTGAAAATGACATAAGTGACTTCATTGACATGCAGAGCTTCCCTCTTATACAACAAATGGTTAAGTCTAAAATCAAAATACAGTCTCGGATTAATTCAATTATAAACTACTCTATTGATCATAAAAGTGGACTTGATGTTATCTCATTAGCACATATGCAAGTAAGAACGTTGGCCGATGTAGCAGGCTGTGCAAGAACCTTAAAACAGATAACCAATGCTACACTAAATCAAGAAAGGGCCTTCTTTGAATTGATTCTAAACTCTCTCGAACATGGCCAACTCAAAATTAATAAAAAAGAAAGACTTAGAACCAAAGAAAGCGGTGAGTATGAAAGTTATCTAGAGATATTAACAAATCGAAATAAAGAACCCATCATTATTACTTTTGAAAAGTGTGATCAATATTATTTAATCAACATCATCGATGGCGGTGATGGTTTTAATTATGAGAAGTATTTACAAACCAACTCAAGTGAATCTGCTAATGAGTCAGAAAAAGGCATTTATATCGCAAATAACACTAAAGGAATTAATCTAAGTTATAATGACGTAGGAAATATAACTCAGTTGAAAGTAAATCATAAGGAAAGATATAAACTTTGGCACTAACTAAAAGGAAAGTGTGCCCTGAATAGGGCACTATTTATTTTTTAAAGTGCTTGTAATACTGAATTAAGGTTAATAATTCCACCCGTAAGAATATCGCCATCCATTGATGAATTCTTTACGACATTATCCATTAACAATTTCTTTAGCTCCACCGCTGTTAAGCTTGGGTTACGAGAGAGAACTTCTGCTGCAACACCAGAAGCATTTGGTGCGGCCATTGATGTTCCAGACATATTTCCGTAACGATTCCCAGGTGTTGTCGAGTAGATCGATGAACCAGGAGATGAGAGATCAACATTTTGAACTCCATAATTAGAAAAATACGAAAAACGCCCATACTTAGTTGATGAGGCTATTACAATCATCCCCTCACTATCAAAAGATGCAGGATATGTAAGATAGCGATCAATATCTTTAGAGCTATTACCAGCACTAGTAACAACTAGAACATTATAAACTTTTGCAATATGATCAATTGTCTCTTTAACAAGGTCTCCACCTTCATTATGAGACTTTCCAAATGAGCAATTAATAATACGCGCGCCATTTCTTGCAGCATAAAGAAAACTTT contains:
- a CDS encoding PleD family two-component system response regulator — encoded protein: MLKKILQAIGNTPDSSDFERSSTNLPENKKNKQHILIKEQKPSILIVSNNKKISNRLRLLLGDNFRIIERENLSMIFQLFASVKREHIDVVIYYDSDPQKDLSLISMMKKYPRFTNVPVIVLAEEINEKRKVHFLENDISDFIDMQSFPLIQQMVKSKIKIQSRINSIINYSIDHKSGLDVISLAHMQVRTLADVAGCARTLKQITNATLNQERAFFELILNSLEHGQLKINKKERLRTKESGEYESYLEILTNRNKEPIIITFEKCDQYYLINIIDGGDGFNYEKYLQTNSSESANESEKGIYIANNTKGINLSYNDVGNITQLKVNHKERYKLWH
- a CDS encoding HlyD family efflux transporter periplasmic adaptor subunit translates to MIKRKFTSIVDDIEYSRQVDYIGQDILLAEARVPLLTKSIILTLLLGFSGLILWASTTTVKEIVKSEGEIRPSTKVHSIKHMHGGTIVNIYVNEGQIVAEGDILFTLEDKGLRSRENSIRNEIESLKIQFKNLQLGNSSTKTSKVSLINKKLISLKDELSKITNKIETLNIRSESAGIARAIKAQNIGDTIVANEKIMEIVPIESTTNAIIRISPNDIGFVQVNMPVDIKVNSYNYRIYGSVEGIITSISPYTYYSDENESYYRGVVRLSKNYMGNDDIQNLILPGMKIHADILTARKSILKYLIGPLEEVTRKPFFYTLTEQ